A window of Streptomyces sp. DG1A-41 contains these coding sequences:
- a CDS encoding lysozyme: MARDRTPSRHRCRRLAAYAAALALGGTVLAEAPASGASRPKGHDVSSHQKNVDWQRAKAKGARFVYVKATESTTYRNPYFGQQYNGSRKAGLIRGAYHFALPNRSSGQAQAAHFVRNGGGWTADGWTLPPALDIEYNPYDKKRKCYGLSKARMAGWIKSFSDEVKRLTGRRPVIYTTTHWWNTCTGNSRAFAADHPLWIARYNATSAGTLPAGWSSWTFWQYDNGSGSLPGDQNLFDGSLDRLKQLARGA; encoded by the coding sequence ATGGCCCGTGACCGCACACCGTCCCGACACCGCTGCCGCCGGCTCGCCGCGTACGCGGCGGCACTCGCGCTGGGAGGCACCGTCCTCGCCGAGGCTCCGGCCTCGGGGGCGAGCCGCCCGAAGGGACACGACGTCTCGTCGCACCAGAAGAACGTCGACTGGCAGAGGGCGAAGGCGAAGGGGGCCAGGTTCGTCTACGTCAAGGCGACCGAGTCGACCACGTACCGCAACCCCTACTTCGGCCAGCAGTACAACGGCTCGCGCAAGGCGGGCCTCATCCGCGGCGCCTACCACTTCGCACTACCCAACCGGTCGTCGGGCCAGGCGCAGGCGGCGCACTTCGTGCGCAACGGCGGCGGCTGGACCGCGGACGGCTGGACACTGCCGCCCGCGCTCGACATCGAATACAACCCGTACGACAAGAAGCGCAAGTGCTACGGCCTGAGCAAGGCGAGGATGGCCGGGTGGATCAAGTCGTTCAGCGACGAGGTCAAGCGGCTCACCGGCCGCCGTCCGGTGATCTACACGACCACCCACTGGTGGAACACATGCACGGGCAACAGCCGCGCCTTCGCCGCCGACCACCCCTTGTGGATCGCCCGCTACAACGCCACGAGCGCGGGCACCCTGCCTGCCGGCTGGTCCTCGTGGACCTTCTGGCAGTACGACAACGGCTCCGGAAGCCTGCCGGGTGACCAGAATCTCTTCGACGGGTCACTCGATCGACTGAAACAGCTCGCGCGCGG